One window of the Zea mays cultivar B73 chromosome 3, Zm-B73-REFERENCE-NAM-5.0, whole genome shotgun sequence genome contains the following:
- the LOC100276757 gene encoding uncharacterized protein isoform X3, with protein MSEIMKLKRGISTKPGDHLVQNGQQHPCHEWEEQQRYWPSPRAPPASPTESPRTPGGSQKKAVLGKVKSKAKKWMHMLHHKKKPAPPEEMMWTPRAGPGPSAAQDSMPSREERHAAEHRGTGTGTPRKPQQHAPSCSSSDPERASEVFLEASPRQNSPVPSPTAHRQQQQPQPYFKVSSRFESEMKEANEMLMESKKLRVNTTKPKTKTVTFAPPAVEREQPGPGGERSGWKKDCRRELPGAAASQALRDAFAAVRQTVLEMVARIQEAVALVDGRRHVVERLVSLGRYLVMKLEPGQDDTLLSEAITDAVLDLFDAWSESVERPLVRRAKEISSWFLQEGREDTPPPVPPSTRPCAAED; from the exons ATGAGCGAGATCATGAAGCTAAAGCGTGGGATCAGCACCAAACCAGGAGACCACCTCGTCCAAAATG GCCAACAACATCCATGTCACGAATGGGAGGAGCAACAGCGCTACTGGCCCTCGCCGCGGGCGCCGCCGGCGAGCCCGACGGAGTCGCCCAGGACCCCAGGCGGGAGCCAGAAGAAGGCGGTTCTGGGCAAGGTGAAGAGCAAGGCCAAGAAATGGATGCACATGCTGCATCACAAGAAGAAACCCGCGCCACCGGAGGAGATGATGTGGACCCCCAGGGCCGGGCCTGGACCCAGCGCGGCACAAGACAGCATGCCCAGCAGGGAGGAGCGACACGCCGCCGAGCACCGTGGCACTGGCACTGGCACCCCCAGGAAACCGCAGCAACACGCGCCTTCCTGTTCCT CGAGCGATCCAGAGCGGGCGTCCGAGGTGTTCCTGGAAGCGTCACCGAGGCAGAACTCGCCGGTCCCGAGCCCCACCGCGCacaggcagcagcagcagccgcagcCGTACTTCAAGGTCAGCAGCAGGTTCGAGTCGGAGATGAAGGAGGCCAACGAGATGCTGATGGAGTCCAAGAAGCTCCGCGTCAACACGACCAAGCCCAAGACCAAGACCGTGACGTTCGCGCCGCCGGCCGTGGAGCGCGAGCAGCCGGGCCCGGGCGGCGAGAGGAGCGGCTGGAAGAAAGACTGCAGGAGGGAGCTGCCCGGAGCAGCGGCGTCCCAGGCGCTCCGCGACGCGTTCGCTGCGGTCCGCCAGACGGTGCTCGAGATGGTCGCCAGGATCCAGGAGGCGGTGGCGCTCGTTGACGGACGGCGGCACGTGGTAGAGAGGCTCGTGTCGCTCGGCAGGTACCTGGTGATGAAGCTGGAGCCTGGGCAGGACGACACGTTGCTCTCGGAAGCGATCACTGACGCCGTCCTCGACCTGTTCGACGCGTGGAGCGAGAGCGTCGAGAGGCCTTTGGTGCGACGGGCGAAGGAGATCTCTTCTTGGTTCCTGCAGGAAGGAAGAGAAGACACACCTCCTCCTGTTCCGCCGTCTACGCGTCCTTGTGCGGCCGAAG ATTAA
- the LOC100276757 gene encoding uncharacterized protein isoform X2 — protein MSEIMKLKRGISTKPGDHLVQNGQQHPCHEWEEQQRYWPSPRAPPASPTESPRTPGGSQKKAVLGKVKSKAKKWMHMLHHKKKPAPPEEMMWTPRAGPGPSAAQDSMPSREERHAAEHRGTGTGTPRKPQQHAPSCSSSDPERASEVFLEASPRQNSPVPSPTAHRQQQQPQPYFKVSSRFESEMKEANEMLMESKKLRVNTTKPKTKTVTFAPPAVEREQPGPGGERSGWKKDCRRELPGAAASQALRDAFAAVRQTVLEMVARIQEAVALVDGRRHVVERLVSLGRYLVMKLEPGQDDTLLSEAITDAVLDLFDAWSESVERPLVRRAKEISSWFLQEGREDTPPPVPPSTRPCAAEDADVFYSLEN, from the exons ATGAGCGAGATCATGAAGCTAAAGCGTGGGATCAGCACCAAACCAGGAGACCACCTCGTCCAAAATG GCCAACAACATCCATGTCACGAATGGGAGGAGCAACAGCGCTACTGGCCCTCGCCGCGGGCGCCGCCGGCGAGCCCGACGGAGTCGCCCAGGACCCCAGGCGGGAGCCAGAAGAAGGCGGTTCTGGGCAAGGTGAAGAGCAAGGCCAAGAAATGGATGCACATGCTGCATCACAAGAAGAAACCCGCGCCACCGGAGGAGATGATGTGGACCCCCAGGGCCGGGCCTGGACCCAGCGCGGCACAAGACAGCATGCCCAGCAGGGAGGAGCGACACGCCGCCGAGCACCGTGGCACTGGCACTGGCACCCCCAGGAAACCGCAGCAACACGCGCCTTCCTGTTCCT CGAGCGATCCAGAGCGGGCGTCCGAGGTGTTCCTGGAAGCGTCACCGAGGCAGAACTCGCCGGTCCCGAGCCCCACCGCGCacaggcagcagcagcagccgcagcCGTACTTCAAGGTCAGCAGCAGGTTCGAGTCGGAGATGAAGGAGGCCAACGAGATGCTGATGGAGTCCAAGAAGCTCCGCGTCAACACGACCAAGCCCAAGACCAAGACCGTGACGTTCGCGCCGCCGGCCGTGGAGCGCGAGCAGCCGGGCCCGGGCGGCGAGAGGAGCGGCTGGAAGAAAGACTGCAGGAGGGAGCTGCCCGGAGCAGCGGCGTCCCAGGCGCTCCGCGACGCGTTCGCTGCGGTCCGCCAGACGGTGCTCGAGATGGTCGCCAGGATCCAGGAGGCGGTGGCGCTCGTTGACGGACGGCGGCACGTGGTAGAGAGGCTCGTGTCGCTCGGCAGGTACCTGGTGATGAAGCTGGAGCCTGGGCAGGACGACACGTTGCTCTCGGAAGCGATCACTGACGCCGTCCTCGACCTGTTCGACGCGTGGAGCGAGAGCGTCGAGAGGCCTTTGGTGCGACGGGCGAAGGAGATCTCTTCTTGGTTCCTGCAGGAAGGAAGAGAAGACACACCTCCTCCTGTTCCGCCGTCTACGCGTCCTTGTGCGGCCGAAG ATGCAGATGTGTTTTATTCCTTAGAGAATTGA
- the LOC100276757 gene encoding uncharacterized protein LOC100276757: protein MSEIMKLKRGISTKPGDHLVQNGQQHPCHEWEEQQRYWPSPRAPPASPTESPRTPGGSQKKAVLGKVKSKAKKWMHMLHHKKKPAPPEEMMWTPRAGPGPSAAQDSMPSREERHAAEHRGTGTGTPRKPQQHAPSCSSSDPERASEVFLEASPRQNSPVPSPTAHRQQQQPQPYFKVSSRFESEMKEANEMLMESKKLRVNTTKPKTKTVTFAPPAVEREQPGPGGERSGWKKDCRRELPGAAASQALRDAFAAVRQTVLEMVARIQEAVALVDGRRHVVERLVSLGRYLVMKLEPGQDDTLLSEAITDAVLDLFDAWSESVERPLVRRAKEISSWFLQEGREDTPPPVPPSTRPCAAEDVFYSLEN, encoded by the exons ATGAGCGAGATCATGAAGCTAAAGCGTGGGATCAGCACCAAACCAGGAGACCACCTCGTCCAAAATG GCCAACAACATCCATGTCACGAATGGGAGGAGCAACAGCGCTACTGGCCCTCGCCGCGGGCGCCGCCGGCGAGCCCGACGGAGTCGCCCAGGACCCCAGGCGGGAGCCAGAAGAAGGCGGTTCTGGGCAAGGTGAAGAGCAAGGCCAAGAAATGGATGCACATGCTGCATCACAAGAAGAAACCCGCGCCACCGGAGGAGATGATGTGGACCCCCAGGGCCGGGCCTGGACCCAGCGCGGCACAAGACAGCATGCCCAGCAGGGAGGAGCGACACGCCGCCGAGCACCGTGGCACTGGCACTGGCACCCCCAGGAAACCGCAGCAACACGCGCCTTCCTGTTCCT CGAGCGATCCAGAGCGGGCGTCCGAGGTGTTCCTGGAAGCGTCACCGAGGCAGAACTCGCCGGTCCCGAGCCCCACCGCGCacaggcagcagcagcagccgcagcCGTACTTCAAGGTCAGCAGCAGGTTCGAGTCGGAGATGAAGGAGGCCAACGAGATGCTGATGGAGTCCAAGAAGCTCCGCGTCAACACGACCAAGCCCAAGACCAAGACCGTGACGTTCGCGCCGCCGGCCGTGGAGCGCGAGCAGCCGGGCCCGGGCGGCGAGAGGAGCGGCTGGAAGAAAGACTGCAGGAGGGAGCTGCCCGGAGCAGCGGCGTCCCAGGCGCTCCGCGACGCGTTCGCTGCGGTCCGCCAGACGGTGCTCGAGATGGTCGCCAGGATCCAGGAGGCGGTGGCGCTCGTTGACGGACGGCGGCACGTGGTAGAGAGGCTCGTGTCGCTCGGCAGGTACCTGGTGATGAAGCTGGAGCCTGGGCAGGACGACACGTTGCTCTCGGAAGCGATCACTGACGCCGTCCTCGACCTGTTCGACGCGTGGAGCGAGAGCGTCGAGAGGCCTTTGGTGCGACGGGCGAAGGAGATCTCTTCTTGGTTCCTGCAGGAAGGAAGAGAAGACACACCTCCTCCTGTTCCGCCGTCTACGCGTCCTTGTGCGGCCGAAG ATGTGTTTTATTCCTTAGAGAATTGA
- the LOC100276757 gene encoding uncharacterized protein isoform X1 produces the protein MSEIMKLKRGISTKPGDHLVQNGQQHPCHEWEEQQRYWPSPRAPPASPTESPRTPGGSQKKAVLGKVKSKAKKWMHMLHHKKKPAPPEEMMWTPRAGPGPSAAQDSMPSREERHAAEHRGTGTGTPRKPQQHAPSCSSSDPERASEVFLEASPRQNSPVPSPTAHRQQQQPQPYFKVSSRFESEMKEANEMLMESKKLRVNTTKPKTKTVTFAPPAVEREQPGPGGERSGWKKDCRRELPGAAASQALRDAFAAVRQTVLEMVARIQEAVALVDGRRHVVERLVSLGRYLVMKLEPGQDDTLLSEAITDAVLDLFDAWSESVERPLVRRAKEISSWFLQEGREDTPPPVPPSTRPCAAEGKTMCRPELILSAEHCYWISDGL, from the exons ATGAGCGAGATCATGAAGCTAAAGCGTGGGATCAGCACCAAACCAGGAGACCACCTCGTCCAAAATG GCCAACAACATCCATGTCACGAATGGGAGGAGCAACAGCGCTACTGGCCCTCGCCGCGGGCGCCGCCGGCGAGCCCGACGGAGTCGCCCAGGACCCCAGGCGGGAGCCAGAAGAAGGCGGTTCTGGGCAAGGTGAAGAGCAAGGCCAAGAAATGGATGCACATGCTGCATCACAAGAAGAAACCCGCGCCACCGGAGGAGATGATGTGGACCCCCAGGGCCGGGCCTGGACCCAGCGCGGCACAAGACAGCATGCCCAGCAGGGAGGAGCGACACGCCGCCGAGCACCGTGGCACTGGCACTGGCACCCCCAGGAAACCGCAGCAACACGCGCCTTCCTGTTCCT CGAGCGATCCAGAGCGGGCGTCCGAGGTGTTCCTGGAAGCGTCACCGAGGCAGAACTCGCCGGTCCCGAGCCCCACCGCGCacaggcagcagcagcagccgcagcCGTACTTCAAGGTCAGCAGCAGGTTCGAGTCGGAGATGAAGGAGGCCAACGAGATGCTGATGGAGTCCAAGAAGCTCCGCGTCAACACGACCAAGCCCAAGACCAAGACCGTGACGTTCGCGCCGCCGGCCGTGGAGCGCGAGCAGCCGGGCCCGGGCGGCGAGAGGAGCGGCTGGAAGAAAGACTGCAGGAGGGAGCTGCCCGGAGCAGCGGCGTCCCAGGCGCTCCGCGACGCGTTCGCTGCGGTCCGCCAGACGGTGCTCGAGATGGTCGCCAGGATCCAGGAGGCGGTGGCGCTCGTTGACGGACGGCGGCACGTGGTAGAGAGGCTCGTGTCGCTCGGCAGGTACCTGGTGATGAAGCTGGAGCCTGGGCAGGACGACACGTTGCTCTCGGAAGCGATCACTGACGCCGTCCTCGACCTGTTCGACGCGTGGAGCGAGAGCGTCGAGAGGCCTTTGGTGCGACGGGCGAAGGAGATCTCTTCTTGGTTCCTGCAGGAAGGAAGAGAAGACACACCTCCTCCTGTTCCGCCGTCTACGCGTCCTTGTGCGGCCGAAGGTAAGACCATGTGCCGGCCAGAGCTAATCCTGTCAGCAGAACATTGTTATTGGATTAGTGATGGCTTGTAG
- the LOC100191309 gene encoding FHY1, translating into MPVRVVDTATPSSQPSPGQEANTGHPSPPRCSLLSAGRSFAGTQNVSSLQKDEAWKVNVRIHGCDLEQGYLCGTMEALNVPLADTPVVTFWEGEIVDAKNYTFFTGKWEASPEDDIRHWSKFPSFMPLLSQIETDGGKSLDFSNYPYIFMRWKEQYFVNVGVDCGLTIAGFYYVCFSCSDGSISGFYYDPNSSPFQKLELKCTNEKSSGFTFSSYELQ; encoded by the exons ATGCCGGTCAGGGTGGTCGATACCGCCACGCCTTCCTCGCAGCCCTCCCCAG GGCAAGAAGCAAATACTGGACACCCATCTCCTCCTAGATGTTCACTCTTAAGTGCTGGAAGA TCTTTTGCTGGAACTCAGAATGTTTCAAGTCTGCAGAAGGATGAAGCATGGAAAGTGAATGTCCGCATCCATGGTTGCGATCTTGAACAGGGTTATCTATGTGGAACGATGGAAGCGCTTAATGTTCCATTAGCAGATACACCT GTAGTGACATTCTGGGAGGGGGAGATAGTGGATGCTAAAAATTACACCTTTTTCACTGGCAAGTGGGAGGCATC ACCAGAGGATGATATAAGACATTGGTCCAAGTTCCCATCATTTATGCCTCTTCTG AGTCAGATTGAGACAGACGGTGGCAAGTCTCTGGACTTTAGCAACTATCCTTACATATTTATG AGATGGAAAGaacagtattttgtcaatgttgGAGTTGACTGTGGGTTAACCATCGCTGGTTTCTACTACGTCTGCTTTTCTTGTAGCGATGGCTCCATCAGTGGATTTTATTATGATCCAAATAGCAG TCCATTTCAGAAGCTCGAATTGAAGTGTACCAACGAGAAAAGTTCTGGATTCACCTTTTCATCCTATGAGCTGCAGTGA